ACGGAACCGTCGAAAAACAAATCAAAACTAAATTCCTTTTCGTGGACCTCCCATTCTTTTGCAAACACTTTTCACGAATTTTCCTGAAATTGAGTCTTGTTTTCTTTTCACTTTCTTTTTTTCCATATCCGTCATTCGCAGGAGAGTCGGAAAAAATCTCAGTCATGGCTCACCCTATTGAAGATCAGCAGATTCAGATTGACGGACGTCTGGATGAAGAGATTTGGAAAAAATATCGCCCGATATCCGGATTTTTTCAACAGGAACCTAAAGTGGGGGAGAAAGAGCTTGCCGTGACAGAGGTATGGGTACTTTATGATTCAAAGTATCTTTATATTGGAGCACGTTTGATCGATCCGGAACCGAATGCCGTCCAGGGGGACGAAAGGCACCGAGACTCTGATTTCAGCCGAAGTGATACCTTTGGATTTGTCGTCGACACTTTTCACGACCATCAAAACGGATTTTATTTTGAGACCAATCCGTTGGGAGGAAAAGCCGACGGCCTGATTCATCAGGAGGGAGCGTTTATTAACACCGATTGGGACGGACTCTGGGATATTGGCGCAATCAGAACAGATTACGGCTGGTCAGCTGAATTTAGAATTCCGTTCGAAACGATACGGTTTCAACCGGGCGAGGCGGAGGTCTGGGGGATTCAGTTCCGGCGGAAAATCCCTCATTTGAAGGAGGTCGCATTTTGGAGCCCCCTGACATCCGATCAGAATTTCTATATGCTCTCAAAAGGAGGACATCTTACCGGAATACAACCCATTTCACAGGCTGGAGAAATCTGGATCAAGCCCTATGTGAAAGGGGGTGGGCTATTGAAAGAGGGGCTCGATTCTGGCTGGGAATTGAATCAGGATTCTGGTTTGGATCTCAGATATAAACTGAAGTCCAATTTAACGTTTGATTTGACCTTCCGGACCGATTTTGCAGAAACTGAAATTGACCGGATTCAGATCAATTTAACCCGATTTCCTCTTTTTTATCCTGAAAAAAGAGAGTTTTTTTTGGAGGGATCTGACTATTTTGATTTTGGGATTTCAGGCCGGGCGCAGCCTTTCTTTAGTCGGACGATCGGATTGCAGAATCAACAACCGGTTCCTCTTTTCGGAGGGATGAAACTTACTGGGAAGATCGATGGTTATGGACTTGGCCTTCTGTCAATTGGCAGCCGTTCACACAATGGGATTGAAAGGGAAGAGATGTCGGCTGTTCGGTTTACCCGGGATATGGGGTTGAGATCGAGGGCAGGAGTTCTGTTTACGGATCGAACAGGTGATGGAGGTTCCGATCAGAGTGGCGGCGCAGACCTGACGTGGGGACCCCTTCCACAGCTCGACCTTCAGGGATTCTGGGTCCGGTCAGGGTGGCCGAATCATTCACTTTACGGAGAGGGAACCGCAAGCTTTTCCGAAGCCTATTGGCATGATCCCTTTTGGAGGATTAGGATTAATCATTTGAGAATCTCCGATGGATTTGACCCTGCTCTTGGATTTGCCCAACAGACCGACCTCGATGAAACTTATGGATATGTCGATATACACCCTCAGCCGAACAACGGCCCGGTTCGGGAATTCGGATTCAAAGGGGAACTTACTTATCAGAACGATAGCAGGGGAGATTTTCTTTACCGGAGCAATTATTGGCGGGCCCAGGCCGTTTTCAGGAGCGGAGAGTTTATTCTTTTAAGCTGGGATCCCCAGATCGAACATCTTCCTGTGGATTTTATGATACGGCCTGGAATAACCCTACCAGCCGGAGACTACACGTATCAGCAATATAGCGAAATATTCCAAAGCGATTCACGGAGAGCTTTTTCAGTGACTCAAACCTGGTACGGGGGCCAATTTTATAACGGTAATAAGAACACCTTAACGTTCGGTTTCGCCTGGGGAGCAGTAGACACCTTTAAGATTGGCTTCTCGCTCGAACAGGATTGGGTGAATTTGCCCCAGGGGAATTTCGTCGCCGAAATTATCGAGCAGGATTTTCGTTGGGATCTCGATAACCAGATGACGGTTCAGGCCCTCAATCAATGGGATAAGGAATTGGGGGAGTTTTCAACCAATTTTCGTTATTCCTGGGAGTACAAGCCAGGAAGTTTCTTTTATCTGGTGATCAATCCCATTCAGACCGATTCCCAAACGAACTTTCTTTTCCAGGCTAAGGTCACGTACTTGTTTCAACCGTTTAAGAAAGAATGACCCCTTAATTTGAAGGCATCCTGGATTTCCGTCAGATTCGAATAGGAATTCCAGGATATTCCTGCAAGGGGCAGAGGTCTTATCCAATGGTATTTTCATCATGTCAGTCTCTCTTTGCTTTTCTCATTTGATCCTCCATCAGGGATGGGTCGACACATTCTTGCCATGTAAGTCAATCACGATGATTTTGCCCGTCATGAACGAATGGATAAAACAGGAGTAGTAATAGGTTCCTTCTTTATTAAAGGTGTAACTAAACACATTTTGTTCTTTGGTCAAAATGGGCGAAGCAGTAAACACCTTATCGCTTGAATCCGCAATCTTAATGCCATGCGGCATGAGGCCCTGTTCCCCATTTACCGTGACCAGGGGATCGTCATTGATCCATCTCATTTGTATTCCCGACGGAATAATCATGATTTGATTGTTCATGATCTGAGGGGTTCCCTTATTTGTAAATTCCAGATTCTTAATTCTAATTTCTATGGCATTCCCCACGATTCCCGGGACGATCGGTTCCCATTCACCGGAATAAGCGATCTGATATGAAATCAGAAGAAGTGTGATCATGAGAATTTGAACACGGGTTGTCGAAATATGGCTTAATGTTTTCATTTCCCAGCCTCCTTTTTTTTATTTGCATTGGTTTGTTTTTTACGCCGTTCTGGAACCGATAAAACCTTTTGTCCTTCGATTAAACAGATCCAAGATCTTTATCTCTCTGCTGTCTGGCTCACTTTCTGAAAGTCAAAAGCAAAGACCTTTCCTCTCATTGAGAAATGAATCAGACACCCATAGGTGTAAACTCCAGGTCGATCAAACTTGAAATGAAAAGTGGACTCGTCTGCCTTATTCATTATTTTTGACCGTGCAATTTCTTTACCGTTCGGATCATTCATAAACAAAAAATGGGCGACGAGTCCTTCCAGTCCGGTAGAGGTAATGTTCGGATCCACATTGATAAAGTTCAATTCCGTCCCGACGGGCAATACGAGCACTTCGTTTTTTAACGAGGCATTGTCAAGCTTGAAGTCCATGTTGAGGATCTGAATATCCAGGACATTGGGGTCATCCTCTGCCCAACCTGGAGAAATGAACCCAAGTAGCAAACTGGCAATAAAGGCCAGGAGAGAAAACAAATTTTTTGTTGAGAGCCGTTTATCCATTTTCGTTCCTCCTTTTTTAATATTGTATGAGCTAGAGTGTAGACGAGGAATCTTAAGACTTAATTAGAAAATGGTAAAAAAATCTTTTGGTCGCGTTAAGATTTGCTAAGGAGATGACCCAATTCGCTTTTTTCTTGACGCCTCGGCTCTTTCCCCGCTAAATTACTGGAATATCTGCAATCTATCTTGAATCTTTCCTTTCAAAAGGAAGTAAAAGGAGCGCTTATGACCCCTATTCAAATTCGTTTTTCGACCGTATTCATCCTGGGATTTTGGGTGGCTTTTGCCTTTGGATGTGTCTCACAGGCGAAGTATCGAGCTCTCGAAACCAGTTCAAATCAGGAGTTGGCCAAATTGAGAGAAGATATCGCTGCTCTGAACAGTCAGAAGATCTCACAGGAGGCTGCTCTGAATTTGGAAAAGAAACGATTGCAGGACGAGATATCAGGACTCAAGTCGCAAAAGACAGACCTGGAAGGAAAAAAGGAAGTTCTGGAACATGATTTGACATCGCTTAATGACCGGCTTTCTGTAACGGAAAAACAGACCGCAGAGATTAAGGCGCAGAAGGATGAAGAGATTAACCGTCTCAAGGGAACGTACGATAACCTGGTGAAGGATCTGAAGGGCGAAATTGAAAAAGGAGATATCAAAGTAACTCAGATTCGAA
The genomic region above belongs to Nitrospirota bacterium and contains:
- a CDS encoding carbohydrate binding family 9 domain-containing protein, which encodes MAHPIEDQQIQIDGRLDEEIWKKYRPISGFFQQEPKVGEKELAVTEVWVLYDSKYLYIGARLIDPEPNAVQGDERHRDSDFSRSDTFGFVVDTFHDHQNGFYFETNPLGGKADGLIHQEGAFINTDWDGLWDIGAIRTDYGWSAEFRIPFETIRFQPGEAEVWGIQFRRKIPHLKEVAFWSPLTSDQNFYMLSKGGHLTGIQPISQAGEIWIKPYVKGGGLLKEGLDSGWELNQDSGLDLRYKLKSNLTFDLTFRTDFAETEIDRIQINLTRFPLFYPEKREFFLEGSDYFDFGISGRAQPFFSRTIGLQNQQPVPLFGGMKLTGKIDGYGLGLLSIGSRSHNGIEREEMSAVRFTRDMGLRSRAGVLFTDRTGDGGSDQSGGADLTWGPLPQLDLQGFWVRSGWPNHSLYGEGTASFSEAYWHDPFWRIRINHLRISDGFDPALGFAQQTDLDETYGYVDIHPQPNNGPVREFGFKGELTYQNDSRGDFLYRSNYWRAQAVFRSGEFILLSWDPQIEHLPVDFMIRPGITLPAGDYTYQQYSEIFQSDSRRAFSVTQTWYGGQFYNGNKNTLTFGFAWGAVDTFKIGFSLEQDWVNLPQGNFVAEIIEQDFRWDLDNQMTVQALNQWDKELGEFSTNFRYSWEYKPGSFFYLVINPIQTDSQTNFLFQAKVTYLFQPFKKE
- a CDS encoding OmpA family protein; the encoded protein is MTPIQIRFSTVFILGFWVAFAFGCVSQAKYRALETSSNQELAKLREDIAALNSQKISQEAALNLEKKRLQDEISGLKSQKTDLEGKKEVLEHDLTSLNDRLSVTEKQTAEIKAQKDEEINRLKGTYDNLVKDLKGEIEKGDIKVTQIRNRLSVNLVEKVLFNSGQAELKSKGKEVLKRVGKSLRDIKDKEIRIEGYTDNVPIGESLRDKFPSNWELSTQRATNVLRFLEEEADVEGSRLSAIGYGPFHPVASNETSQGRSENRRIEILLAPLDTQDVLKSIQ